The segment GGTCACCGGCATCGTGTCCGGCGAAACCTACAACGAGCAATTCGAACTGATCGGGAATCTCGCATCGCAAACCAAGACCGTCGCCGTACCGGTCGATCCGATCGACGGCAACATGCACGAGCGCTTGCGCGGCCTGACCGCCGTCGCGCGCCGCCATGGGCTGACAATCATGCCGCTGCCGGTTTCGGTGTTGCAGAACGCGGTCAGCAACAGAATCTCCGAGCTCGACCCGGAAACGAGCGTCATCCTCCTGGACCGGGAGCTTCTTCCAACAGCCCCGGTAGAGGCTCTCGCCGCCGCGGCAGAAACACGCAAACTGCCCCTGTTTGCGACCGATGAGGACAGCGTGATCCGCGGTGCGCTCGCGGCCATGGTGGTGGAACCCTTCGGGGTCGGGGTCCAGCTCGGCGATCTGATCGCGCGAATTCTCGAAGATTCAGCGGCGACCCGCGCGCCCTTCGAGCGCGCCCGGGCGTCTCATTTGGTGGTGAACCAGGACGCGCGCGCACTCGTCGATATCGCCGCATTGGAGCGCGATACGGCGTTTCGACAGCGCTCCGTCGTGGATTGGGCCGACATCGCCGGGCCGCGGCCGCGGATCAAGCCGA is part of the Alphaproteobacteria bacterium genome and harbors:
- a CDS encoding ABC transporter substrate binding protein, encoding MPFVAVTTITSSAEIQAIIDGMRDQLAKRGHWPGDTITIEVADAGADTARAADQVRAFVRRGAEVLVAISEPSIKAAITANSRLPLVVAGVSLEIAEANKRKRRRRTVTGIVSGETYNEQFELIGNLASQTKTVAVPVDPIDGNMHERLRGLTAVARRHGLTIMPLPVSVLQNAVSNRISELDPETSVILLDRELLPTAPVEALAAAAETRKLPLFATDEDSVIRGALAAMVVEPFGVGVQLGDLIARILEDSAATRAPFERARASHLVVNQDARALVDIAALERDTAFRQRSVVDWADIAGPRPRIKPSAPEEPPPLGVARGIDVPAPRVKPETPLR